The nucleotide sequence GCCTGTCTACTTCACCTCCACAAcgccaaattttttaagattccataaaacattaaatataaataaaaaataaaactaattacataatttaaacaaaatccaaacctaattaaactataattaaacactaattaccaaataacgtcaaattttttaagattccataaaacattaaatataaataaaaaataaaactaattacataatttaaacaaaatccaaacctaattaaactataattaaacactaattaccaaataacaacaaaacacTACAGTAACAGTTTATCAAAAAATTTAGCAACTAAACTGGGTCTTTGTTTTCCTTACTCATTAGTTTAAGTCAAGGTTATGTTCTCGCACCCCACCCCCTATATATGCCATCCACACAACTGCGCGCATCCTCTTCTCGCCGGTATGGGATATTTGGGATAGGTCTTCTCCTCCTCGGAACGCTTCGCTTCTCTCGTGTGCTCTGCCTCATGCCATCCACACAACTGCGCGCATCCTCTTCTCGCCGGTATGGGATATTTGGGATAGGTCTTCTCCTCCTCGGAACGCTTCGCTTCTCTCGTGTGCTCTGCCTCCCCGGGGCTCTGGTTCCAAACAGCTTATAAATAATGGGCCGGCCTACTTACAGGACCGTCTCGTCTTGCTAGATCATTCTGGCCCATCAGGCCTACTTGACGCATGCCTCTGTCTCAACTCTAGTCTCATCAACCAGGCCCCAAGCGGCGGAGTGGCTTAAACCCTAGCTCGCCGCCGTGCTCGCGTCCCCGCGCCTGCTGCTCCTTTCAGGCCCTAACCGTtcgtcgccgccgcctccgcgctTTCCAGCCCACGCGGAAGCGCACCTAGTGCCATGGCGAAGAAGCGGAAGCGCAGCGACGCCCCGGCGGACGCGGCCGGCGCAGAGAAGCCCGACGACTCCGCGCCGGCGCGCCCGGAGCGCACACTCTTCGGCTTCAAGGACCCGGCCCCCGACGCCGAGCCCGCCTCCGCGGGCGACGGTGCTGCGGTGGCGCCGTTCCGGAACAGGGAGAAGGTGCTCATCACCTGCTCCCGCCGCATCACGTACAGGTGAGTGctccctgtttttttttttttccttgcaGTGTCGTGACTCGTTTCATGTGGTGGGTGATTCCATACAATCGTGTGTGCTCGGCGTAGGTATCGGCATCTGATGCAGGACGTGCTGTCGCTGCTCCCGCACGCGAAGAAGGACAGCAAGGTCGAGTCGAAGCAGAGCAAGGGGAGCGCGCTGAACGAGCTGGTCGAGCTCAGGAGCTGCTCCAGCTGCCTCTTCTTCGAGGTATAGCTGTTCTACTCTGCTTCCACCCCGCATGGTGGAAATTTTGTTACAATTGACATGATGATGGTTGCTTTACTTGGTGCCTGAACAAGCTGTGTAAATTCGCTTGTCTTACACTGTGTAAGTCAGTGGCGCGAAGCAAATCTCAAGCTTTGGCTTTGGTCCATGTTTTCGTTCTATGAATGTTCTCTGGGCTCTCAGGCATTGAGTAAGCAACCCCCATTTTGCTCTGGTGCCAAATTCTCTACTGGGCAATGGGCGTTATCTTTGACTGCATTTGCGCCATCCGCCATCCCACGATTATAATTGTTCAATATATGTATGAATTAGACTTTTCAGTTCTGTTAACTTATTGAATTATGTGGCTGAAGTTTTTTCCTTCATGTATTACAGTGCAGAAAACAGAAGGATCTTTACCTTTGGATGGTGAAGTCTCCTGGAGGACCATCAGTGAAATTTCTAGTAAATGCTGGTATGCTATTGCCCAAATAATACTTACACTGTGGCTGTCTTATTCACTCCAGCCTATAATTTGTATGCTTTTGTCATGAGTTAACGATTAATCAAGATGTGATGTTTACTGTAGTTCACACCATGGAGGAGTTGAAGCTTACTGGTAACCATCTGAATGGGTCACGACCACTTCTTACATTTTCTACAAATTTTGATGAGCAACCTCATTGGAAGCTTGTGAAGGAAATGATAACTCAGGTATGTAACTGGTTTCACATGTTATGCCATACCTACATGTGGCTAAGCATTTTTTTAACAAGTTGATGAACTGCACTGATCTTTCCAAGTATCCAGA is from Miscanthus floridulus cultivar M001 chromosome 7, ASM1932011v1, whole genome shotgun sequence and encodes:
- the LOC136462330 gene encoding ribosome biogenesis protein BRX1 homolog 1-like, coding for MAKKRKRSDAPADAAGAEKPDDSAPARPERTLFGFKDPAPDAEPASAGDGAAVAPFRNREKVLITCSRRITYRYRHLMQDVLSLLPHAKKDSKVESKQSKGSALNELVELRSCSSCLFFECRKQKDLYLWMVKSPGGPSVKFLVNAVHTMEELKLTGNHLNGSRPLLTFSTNFDEQPHWKLVKEMITQIFATPKDHRKAKPFHDHVFVFSIVDGHVWFRNYQISVPHNEIDKVDKGGLDKMTLIEVGPRFCLNLVKIFGGSFGGPTWYENPYYISPNQIRALEKRQKAGKYAKKVKAKVRRKMHEMENTLEPDEFAELWKGE